A genomic region of Dunckerocampus dactyliophorus isolate RoL2022-P2 chromosome 8, RoL_Ddac_1.1, whole genome shotgun sequence contains the following coding sequences:
- the LOC129185897 gene encoding band 4.1-like protein 1 isoform X5, which produces MQGSTLDGKMAKQEQNSKLLDEVKGSDDTSEKTSPNKNLKSPQKSSKRLKTTAFKVALLDLSDFKGDIEKHSKGQTLIDVVCEHLNLLEKDYFGLTFADTDTQKNWLDPSKEIKKQMRNCLWHFAFAVKFYPPDPSQLTEDITRYYLCLQLRDDMLSGRLPCSFVTHALLGSYTVQAELGDHDQDEHGSDYVSDFHFAPNQTRELEERVMELHRSYKGMTPAEAEINFLENAKKLSMYGVDLHHAKVCIDLERPAGFFSVVQKSFLTFSVSFLLQDSEGIDIMLGVCANGLLVYRDRLRINRFAWPKILKISYKRSNFYIKIRPGEYEQFESTIGFKLPNHRAAKRLWKVCIEHHTFFRLVSPEPPPKGFLVMGSKFRYSGRTQAQTRQASALIDRPAPHFERSTSKRYLLSRSLDGAEFSRPVSAMCENHDGLFHHSVSEQRHLHSPSVDEQETELEPSLEQDEEDLDQEQGQETERDENQNGNVTPSKKKEIMLCQLEQDATPRQKQEFLDKSQDVLLKHQASINELKRALREPNSKLMSREKRLSATSPPGTPDKKALGGRAVAADPINSLSVEGFIQKNLATSPEGSEEWVLIEKQHHDWKVKENNSPTSDFSWEKKQQEKVIHNAKMMHIEVTGSDRKEMKSHIDEFPSTKSAREAAMFSEQWPTSKGRFEIQLLANADLSQDKSPRKPSEAPSSVPKDNVSVVSHQMKEYMASKPRKKRRPQSLNIGMPPELVSGKGESDSTAEENEDSDDNTEKPSETGYYCQSAAMELVKVNREPEKSEAFRAYEDSKENKVAGEWQEVFHQDAEQLRKPEPVGPAEINGPGKVDHDISFSSVKGEGVIKIRGKGFIDNKELAEVKLRQVRTHERKISTSGAEDIEGLLGDRRQRTSLHRLSGGHQSEITRIVPLKPERSKSIACKDDRDKTGQAELTRSVRREYRWSVGSPEGTSDLNWTDISTLHPAFETDMESITKQEHSDESYQSSESHIFASKNSSLPKTIPPAPPVKTQKARESGLILRNSRNVVREPSLEAVKKRHSEPVPAPFVCDEPFTDSKKELSDNKPQAIVTREEEPERDNSGCIRQPHLGIERKCSSMTVSSTSSLEAEVDFTVITDLHPCMDDIAEGLSDSGAKERQPEVAREDFEETSRFYSACLMGSRDKSPIEKLPEEGLYHEPPVAKRDASAVSMAQMLKRADSKTESHTNGSEVQMNIINVSPQLSFTQEARVSLKENASPIKASVQGKELIVSPLSITAESVTTATTTQVTKTVKGGYSETRIEKRIIITGDDDVDQHQALAMAIQEAKQQHPDMLVTKAVVIRETESPTEELQKS; this is translated from the exons ATGCAGGGATCAACCTTGGATGGCAAAATGGCCAAACAG GAGCAGAATTCCAAGCTTCTAGATGAAGTCAAAGGAAGCGATGACACGTCTGAGAAGACATCCCCAAACAAGAACCTCAAATCACCACAGAAAAGCTCCAAGCGACTTAAAACAACAGCGTTTAAAGTAGCGCTGCTGGATTTGTCTGATTTCAAAGGAGACATTGAG AAACACTCGAAAGGACAGACGCTGATAGACGTGGTGTGTGAGCACCTCAATTTGCTGGAGAAGGACTACTTTGGCCTGACCTTTGCAGACACAGACACCCAAAAG AACTGGTTGGACCCCTCCAAGGAAATCAAGAAACAGATGCGCA ACTGTCTCTGGCACTTTGCCTTTGCTGTCAAGTTCTACCCTCCAGACCCCTCTCAACTCACTGAAGATATTACCAG ATACTACCTATGTCTGCAGCTGAGGGATGACATGCTGTCAGGTCGACTGCCGTGCTCGTTCGTCACCCACGCCCTACTGGGTTCCTATACGGTTCAAGCGGAGCTCGGCGACCATGATCAGGACGAGCATGGCTCTGACTATGTCAGCGATTTCCATTTTGCACCCAATCAAACTCGCGAACTGGAGGAGAGAGTGATGGAGCTCCATCGAAGCTACAA GGGTATGACTCCAGCAGAGGCTGAAATTAACTTCCTGGAGAATGCAAAGAAGTTGTCCATGTATGGGGTGGACCTGCACCATGCTAAGGTTTGCATTGACTTAGAAAGACCAGCGGGGTTTTTTTCAGTTGTGCAAAAAtcatttttgactttttctgtGTCATTTCTGCTACAGGATTCGGAAGGGATCGACATTATGTTGGGTGTCTGCGCCAACGGCCTGCTGGTGTACCGTGATAGGCTGAGGATCAACCGCTTTGCTTGGCCAAAGATCCTTAAGATCTCCTACAAGAGGAGCAACTTTTACATTAAGATACGACCTGGAGAG TATGAGCAGTTTGAAAGCACTATTGGTTTTAAGCTTCCCAACCACAGAGCTGCCAAAAGGCTGTGGAAAGTCTGCATTGAGCATCACACCTTCTTCCG GTTGGTTTCTCCAGAGCCTCCTCCCAAGGGCTTCTTGGTAATGGGCTCAAAGTTCCGATACAGTGGAAGAACGCAGGCTCAAACCAGACAGGCCAGTGCTCTCATAGACAGGCCCGCTCCACACTTTGAACGATCCACCAGCAAAAGATACCTGCTCTCTAGAAGTTTGGATGGAG CAGAGTTCTCCCGGCCGGTGTCAGCCATGTGTGAGAATCACGATGGCCTCTTCCACCACAGCGTGAGTGAACAGCGTCATCTCCACAGCCCATCTGTGGATGAGCAGGAGACTGAGCTGGAGCCCAGTTTGGAACAAGACGAGGAGGATTTGGACCAGGAGCAGGGCCAGGAGACTGAAAGGGACGAAAACCAGAACGGAAATGTTACTCCGAGCAAGAAGAAAGAAATTATG CTGTGTCAATTGGAGCAGGACGCCACTCCCCGGCAAAAACAGGAG TTTCTGGATAAGTCGCAGGATGTCTTGCTAAAGCACCAAGCCAGTATCAATGAGCTGAAACGAGCCCTGAGGGAGCCCAACAGCAAGCTGATGAGCCGTGAGAAGCGTCTGTCAGCAACCTCGCCACCCGGCACACCGGATAAAAAAGCT TTGGGGGGCCGAGCAGTGGCAGCAGACCCCATTAACAGCCTGTCTGTTGAGGGGTTCATCCAGAAGAATCTGGCGACTTCACCTGAG GGCTCTGAGGAGTGGgtattgattgaaaaacaacacCATGActggaaagtgaaagaaaataacTCTCCCACATCTGATTTCTCCtgggagaaaaaacaacaggaaaaagtGATACACAATGCCAAGATGATGCATATTGAGGTGACAGGGTCTGacagaaaagaaatgaaaagccACATTGATGAATTTCCATCAACAAAATCAGCCAGAGAGGCAGCTATGTTTTCTGAGCAGTGGCCCACTAGCAAAGGTCGTTTTGAGATTCAATTATTGGCAAATGCGGACTTGTCTCAAGACAAATCTCCAAGAAAACCATCTGAAGCCCCAAGCTCTGTGCCAAAGGACAATGTGTCCGTGGTCTCACACCAGATGAAGGAATATATGGCTTCAAAGCCGAGAAAAAAGAGGAGACCCCAGAGCCTAAACATAGGAATGCCTCCAGAGCTTGTCTCTGGGAAAGGGGAAAGCGATTCTACTGCAGAGGAAAACGAGGACTCAGATGATAATACAGAAAAACCATCTGAAACAGGATATTATTGTCAATCAGCAGCAATGGAGTTGGTGAAAGTTAATCGGGAACCAGAAAAGAGTGAGGCCTTCAGGGCCTATGAAGACAGCAAGGAGAACAAAGTGGCAGGAGAATGGCAGGAAGTTTTCCATCAAGATGCAGAACAACTTAGGAAGCCAGAACCGGTTGGCCCAGCAGAAATAAATGGACCAGGCAAAGTAGACCATGATATCTCATTTTCAAGTGTAAAAGGGGAGGGCGTAATTAAGATAAGGGGAAAGGGCTTTATTGACAATAAAGAGCTAGCAGAGGTAAAACTGCGACAGGTCAGGACGCATGAGAGAAAGATAAGTACTTCTGGAGCAGAGGATATTGAAGGTCTTCTGGGAGACAGACGTCAGAGGACGTCTCTCCACCGGTTGTCAGGCGGCCATCAGTCAGAAATAACCAGGATTGTTCCTCTCAAGCCAGAGCGGTCAAAGAGCATAGCATGTAAGGATGACAGGGACAAGACCGGACAGGCTGAGCTAACACGCAGTGTAAGAAGAGAATACCGCTGGTCGGTTGGCTCTCCAGAGGGAACCTCAGACCTCAACTGGACTGACATCTCTACGCTCCATCCAGCATTTGAAACCGATATGGAGAGCATCACTAAGCAAGAGCATTCGGATGAAAGCTATCAGTCCTCAGAAAGTCACATCTTTGCCTCGAAGAACTCATCACTTCCCAAAACGATACCTCCAGCCCCACCAGTGAAAACCCAGAAGGCCAGAGAATCGGGACTCATACTACGCAACAGCCGGAATGTGGTCAGAGAGCCGAGCCTGGAAGCAGTCAAGAAGAGACATTCG GAGCCAGTCCCTGCTCCCTTTGTTTGTGATGAGCCATTCACTGATTCCAAG AAGGAGCTCAGTGACAACAAGCCCCAGGCAATTGTAACTCGTGAGGAGGAACCGGAGCGGGACAACTCGGGCTGCATTAGACAGCCCCATTTGGGCATTGAACGCAAGTGTTCCAGCATGACGGTCAGCTCCACATCGAGCTTAGAGGCTGAGGTCGACTTCACGGTCATCACAGACCTCCATCCCTGCATGGACGACATAGCTGAAGGCTTGTCCGATTCAGGAGCGAAGGAGAGGCAGCCCGAGGTGGCACGGGAGGACTTTGAGGAAACATCCAGGTTCTACTCTGCATGTCTCATGGGCTCAAGGGACAAATCTCCCATAGAGAAACTTCCTGAAGAGGGACTGTATCATGAG CCCCCCGTGGCAAAGAGAGACGCCAGTGCTGTGAGCATGGCCCAGATGCTTAAAAGGGCCGACTCCAAGACAGAGTCTCACACTAATGGATCAGAGGTTCAAATGAATATTATCAACGTCTCACCACAG CTGTCCTTCACACAAGAGGCCCGAGTCAGCCTTAAAGAAAATGCATCACCT ATTAAAGCCAGTGTCCAAGGTAAAGAGCTCATTGTGTCCCCACTGAGCATCACTGCTGAAAGTGTCACCACTGCAACCACAACTCAAGTTACCAAG ACGGTAAAAGGAGGCTACTCAGAGACCAGAATTGAGAAAAGGATTATCATCACAGGAGATGATGATGTAGATCAACATCAG GCTCTTGCCATGGCGATCCAAGAGGCCAAGCAGCAGCATCCTGACATGCTGGTGACAAAAGCAGTTGTTATTAGGGAGACAGAGTCTCCCACTGAGGAACTACAGAAG tcctga
- the LOC129185897 gene encoding band 4.1-like protein 1 isoform X7, which produces MQGSTLDGKMAKQEQNSKLLDEVKGSDDTSEKTSPNKNLKSPQKSSKRLKTTAFKVALLDLSDFKGDIEKHSKGQTLIDVVCEHLNLLEKDYFGLTFADTDTQKNWLDPSKEIKKQMRNCLWHFAFAVKFYPPDPSQLTEDITRYYLCLQLRDDMLSGRLPCSFVTHALLGSYTVQAELGDHDQDEHGSDYVSDFHFAPNQTRELEERVMELHRSYKGMTPAEAEINFLENAKKLSMYGVDLHHAKVCIDLERPAGFFSVVQKSFLTFSVSFLLQDSEGIDIMLGVCANGLLVYRDRLRINRFAWPKILKISYKRSNFYIKIRPGEYEQFESTIGFKLPNHRAAKRLWKVCIEHHTFFRLVSPEPPPKGFLVMGSKFRYSGRTQAQTRQASALIDRPAPHFERSTSKRYLLSRSLDGAEFSRPVSAMCENHDGLFHHSVSEQRHLHSPSVDEQETELEPSLEQDEEDLDQEQGQETERDENQNGNVTPSKKKEIMFLDKSQDVLLKHQASINELKRALREPNSKLMSREKRLSATSPPGTPDKKALGGRAVAADPINSLSVEGFIQKNLATSPEGSEEWVLIEKQHHDWKVKENNSPTSDFSWEKKQQEKVIHNAKMMHIEVTGSDRKEMKSHIDEFPSTKSAREAAMFSEQWPTSKGRFEIQLLANADLSQDKSPRKPSEAPSSVPKDNVSVVSHQMKEYMASKPRKKRRPQSLNIGMPPELVSGKGESDSTAEENEDSDDNTEKPSETGYYCQSAAMELVKVNREPEKSEAFRAYEDSKENKVAGEWQEVFHQDAEQLRKPEPVGPAEINGPGKVDHDISFSSVKGEGVIKIRGKGFIDNKELAEVKLRQVRTHERKISTSGAEDIEGLLGDRRQRTSLHRLSGGHQSEITRIVPLKPERSKSIACKDDRDKTGQAELTRSVRREYRWSVGSPEGTSDLNWTDISTLHPAFETDMESITKQEHSDESYQSSESHIFASKNSSLPKTIPPAPPVKTQKARESGLILRNSRNVVREPSLEAVKKRHSEPVPAPFVCDEPFTDSKKELSDNKPQAIVTREEEPERDNSGCIRQPHLGIERKCSSMTVSSTSSLEAEVDFTVITDLHPCMDDIAEGLSDSGAKERQPEVAREDFEETSRFYSACLMGSRDKSPIEKLPEEGLYHEPPVAKRDASAVSMAQMLKRADSKTESHTNGSEVQMNIINVSPQLSFTQEARVSLKENASPIKASVQGKELIVSPLSITAESVTTATTTQVTKTVKGGYSETRIEKRIIITGDDDVDQHQALAMAIQEAKQQHPDMLVTKAVVIRETESPTEELQKS; this is translated from the exons ATGCAGGGATCAACCTTGGATGGCAAAATGGCCAAACAG GAGCAGAATTCCAAGCTTCTAGATGAAGTCAAAGGAAGCGATGACACGTCTGAGAAGACATCCCCAAACAAGAACCTCAAATCACCACAGAAAAGCTCCAAGCGACTTAAAACAACAGCGTTTAAAGTAGCGCTGCTGGATTTGTCTGATTTCAAAGGAGACATTGAG AAACACTCGAAAGGACAGACGCTGATAGACGTGGTGTGTGAGCACCTCAATTTGCTGGAGAAGGACTACTTTGGCCTGACCTTTGCAGACACAGACACCCAAAAG AACTGGTTGGACCCCTCCAAGGAAATCAAGAAACAGATGCGCA ACTGTCTCTGGCACTTTGCCTTTGCTGTCAAGTTCTACCCTCCAGACCCCTCTCAACTCACTGAAGATATTACCAG ATACTACCTATGTCTGCAGCTGAGGGATGACATGCTGTCAGGTCGACTGCCGTGCTCGTTCGTCACCCACGCCCTACTGGGTTCCTATACGGTTCAAGCGGAGCTCGGCGACCATGATCAGGACGAGCATGGCTCTGACTATGTCAGCGATTTCCATTTTGCACCCAATCAAACTCGCGAACTGGAGGAGAGAGTGATGGAGCTCCATCGAAGCTACAA GGGTATGACTCCAGCAGAGGCTGAAATTAACTTCCTGGAGAATGCAAAGAAGTTGTCCATGTATGGGGTGGACCTGCACCATGCTAAGGTTTGCATTGACTTAGAAAGACCAGCGGGGTTTTTTTCAGTTGTGCAAAAAtcatttttgactttttctgtGTCATTTCTGCTACAGGATTCGGAAGGGATCGACATTATGTTGGGTGTCTGCGCCAACGGCCTGCTGGTGTACCGTGATAGGCTGAGGATCAACCGCTTTGCTTGGCCAAAGATCCTTAAGATCTCCTACAAGAGGAGCAACTTTTACATTAAGATACGACCTGGAGAG TATGAGCAGTTTGAAAGCACTATTGGTTTTAAGCTTCCCAACCACAGAGCTGCCAAAAGGCTGTGGAAAGTCTGCATTGAGCATCACACCTTCTTCCG GTTGGTTTCTCCAGAGCCTCCTCCCAAGGGCTTCTTGGTAATGGGCTCAAAGTTCCGATACAGTGGAAGAACGCAGGCTCAAACCAGACAGGCCAGTGCTCTCATAGACAGGCCCGCTCCACACTTTGAACGATCCACCAGCAAAAGATACCTGCTCTCTAGAAGTTTGGATGGAG CAGAGTTCTCCCGGCCGGTGTCAGCCATGTGTGAGAATCACGATGGCCTCTTCCACCACAGCGTGAGTGAACAGCGTCATCTCCACAGCCCATCTGTGGATGAGCAGGAGACTGAGCTGGAGCCCAGTTTGGAACAAGACGAGGAGGATTTGGACCAGGAGCAGGGCCAGGAGACTGAAAGGGACGAAAACCAGAACGGAAATGTTACTCCGAGCAAGAAGAAAGAAATTATG TTTCTGGATAAGTCGCAGGATGTCTTGCTAAAGCACCAAGCCAGTATCAATGAGCTGAAACGAGCCCTGAGGGAGCCCAACAGCAAGCTGATGAGCCGTGAGAAGCGTCTGTCAGCAACCTCGCCACCCGGCACACCGGATAAAAAAGCT TTGGGGGGCCGAGCAGTGGCAGCAGACCCCATTAACAGCCTGTCTGTTGAGGGGTTCATCCAGAAGAATCTGGCGACTTCACCTGAG GGCTCTGAGGAGTGGgtattgattgaaaaacaacacCATGActggaaagtgaaagaaaataacTCTCCCACATCTGATTTCTCCtgggagaaaaaacaacaggaaaaagtGATACACAATGCCAAGATGATGCATATTGAGGTGACAGGGTCTGacagaaaagaaatgaaaagccACATTGATGAATTTCCATCAACAAAATCAGCCAGAGAGGCAGCTATGTTTTCTGAGCAGTGGCCCACTAGCAAAGGTCGTTTTGAGATTCAATTATTGGCAAATGCGGACTTGTCTCAAGACAAATCTCCAAGAAAACCATCTGAAGCCCCAAGCTCTGTGCCAAAGGACAATGTGTCCGTGGTCTCACACCAGATGAAGGAATATATGGCTTCAAAGCCGAGAAAAAAGAGGAGACCCCAGAGCCTAAACATAGGAATGCCTCCAGAGCTTGTCTCTGGGAAAGGGGAAAGCGATTCTACTGCAGAGGAAAACGAGGACTCAGATGATAATACAGAAAAACCATCTGAAACAGGATATTATTGTCAATCAGCAGCAATGGAGTTGGTGAAAGTTAATCGGGAACCAGAAAAGAGTGAGGCCTTCAGGGCCTATGAAGACAGCAAGGAGAACAAAGTGGCAGGAGAATGGCAGGAAGTTTTCCATCAAGATGCAGAACAACTTAGGAAGCCAGAACCGGTTGGCCCAGCAGAAATAAATGGACCAGGCAAAGTAGACCATGATATCTCATTTTCAAGTGTAAAAGGGGAGGGCGTAATTAAGATAAGGGGAAAGGGCTTTATTGACAATAAAGAGCTAGCAGAGGTAAAACTGCGACAGGTCAGGACGCATGAGAGAAAGATAAGTACTTCTGGAGCAGAGGATATTGAAGGTCTTCTGGGAGACAGACGTCAGAGGACGTCTCTCCACCGGTTGTCAGGCGGCCATCAGTCAGAAATAACCAGGATTGTTCCTCTCAAGCCAGAGCGGTCAAAGAGCATAGCATGTAAGGATGACAGGGACAAGACCGGACAGGCTGAGCTAACACGCAGTGTAAGAAGAGAATACCGCTGGTCGGTTGGCTCTCCAGAGGGAACCTCAGACCTCAACTGGACTGACATCTCTACGCTCCATCCAGCATTTGAAACCGATATGGAGAGCATCACTAAGCAAGAGCATTCGGATGAAAGCTATCAGTCCTCAGAAAGTCACATCTTTGCCTCGAAGAACTCATCACTTCCCAAAACGATACCTCCAGCCCCACCAGTGAAAACCCAGAAGGCCAGAGAATCGGGACTCATACTACGCAACAGCCGGAATGTGGTCAGAGAGCCGAGCCTGGAAGCAGTCAAGAAGAGACATTCG GAGCCAGTCCCTGCTCCCTTTGTTTGTGATGAGCCATTCACTGATTCCAAG AAGGAGCTCAGTGACAACAAGCCCCAGGCAATTGTAACTCGTGAGGAGGAACCGGAGCGGGACAACTCGGGCTGCATTAGACAGCCCCATTTGGGCATTGAACGCAAGTGTTCCAGCATGACGGTCAGCTCCACATCGAGCTTAGAGGCTGAGGTCGACTTCACGGTCATCACAGACCTCCATCCCTGCATGGACGACATAGCTGAAGGCTTGTCCGATTCAGGAGCGAAGGAGAGGCAGCCCGAGGTGGCACGGGAGGACTTTGAGGAAACATCCAGGTTCTACTCTGCATGTCTCATGGGCTCAAGGGACAAATCTCCCATAGAGAAACTTCCTGAAGAGGGACTGTATCATGAG CCCCCCGTGGCAAAGAGAGACGCCAGTGCTGTGAGCATGGCCCAGATGCTTAAAAGGGCCGACTCCAAGACAGAGTCTCACACTAATGGATCAGAGGTTCAAATGAATATTATCAACGTCTCACCACAG CTGTCCTTCACACAAGAGGCCCGAGTCAGCCTTAAAGAAAATGCATCACCT ATTAAAGCCAGTGTCCAAGGTAAAGAGCTCATTGTGTCCCCACTGAGCATCACTGCTGAAAGTGTCACCACTGCAACCACAACTCAAGTTACCAAG ACGGTAAAAGGAGGCTACTCAGAGACCAGAATTGAGAAAAGGATTATCATCACAGGAGATGATGATGTAGATCAACATCAG GCTCTTGCCATGGCGATCCAAGAGGCCAAGCAGCAGCATCCTGACATGCTGGTGACAAAAGCAGTTGTTATTAGGGAGACAGAGTCTCCCACTGAGGAACTACAGAAG tcctga